Below is a window of Impatiens glandulifera chromosome 2, dImpGla2.1, whole genome shotgun sequence DNA.
attaaaattcaacacTGGCTTTCAATCTTGAACAGGAAAGTTCTAGGGGATACCCGATACAGATAAGAAACCGCCAAATTTATGAATGACTAAGTTCTGTTTCTAAATGTGACCGCATATGGATGTAGATCAACATTCAGATGGGATATCTGATagaaaaagtgttttcaaaaaGGTGTGTGCATTTGGAAGAGATTACAAACCAGAGGTTAATGGCTAAACTTATGGATGTCAATGTATTTGAGAGATTTTATCTGAACTCAGAGTGATGAGCATTATCAATGTTTCAAAAAAGTGGGCAAAGGATAAAAAGCTTTATAGGTTAGCATGTTCATCTTACAATCTGCAATAACTATTCAATATACATGTCTTTGAAACGTAACAATCAAGTATAAGAACTGTAAACAATTTTAAGCTTCATTTTCTTTAGCTAGCAATAAACATCAAATGGCAAACCTTGGTCCCCATGGTACAATTGGCTGCTTATCTGCAAACTTAATTTCCTTTGAAACCTGAAAAAATAACCCACCATTCACTAGCACATATAAAACGATTTCTTCGAGTTTCcatttttataagaatttgaaGAATAGATATGATTTAAAACCTTGAATGAACCAAAAGTTAAACCCTGCTTTCTGTTACTCAGCTGTGCCATCATGATTTTATCGTACGCCTTTTCCAACTGTAACAAAACCAGGTaaaaacataaagattctcAAGAATATACAACAGAAAACAAGACAAGAAAAGAGTTCCCAAAAGGTAACCTGCGAAAGTGTTGCTCCATCGCCTCTTCTCTCAGCATCCTTATGTTTTCTTGTATATGCAGCTTTAATCATGTCAAATCCCTCAATTGGACTCACGCCAAGAACCTTCATATACATGAAGATTGAAGACCATCCATTATAAgcaaataaattacataaaaataaacaatttttgttaCACCTGATATGGATTGAAGTCGCTATCTGAACTAGGACTTCCAGCAGCTGATGAAGCAGCACAAGTTACTCTTCTGGACATTGAATGTGACATAGGAAACCTACAATGAATACACACCATAATAGGTCATAAGAATACAGAGaggaaacaaaagaaaaactcACCTGAGCGAGGAGGAGGGAGACTTTGAAAGCCTGAGAAATCCATGTGCGGAAGGAAATCTTGAAGCGGAAAACTGAAGGGAATTAGATAAGGCTAAAGCCATTGATCGGAGATTTGTTTAGATTCTCTTATCGCTCAGCTGCCGGCCGTTTATTCTCGAACCCCTCCTCCGCCTTTTGATCCTTTGTTTCTACACACTGTGGTTTTACTAGAATTCAGTAATCGGCACAGTTAAGCAAGAAGGGTGAAAAAAAAGTGATGTGATAAAACAGACTCGTTCACGGTGGGACTCGAACCCACAATCTCCCGCTCCGGAGGCGAGCGCCTTATCCATTAGGCCACGCGAACTCTTGTTTGTGTCTGATTGTTAAAtggaattatttatttaatacatattattctttatttacttattttattaaaaattaatttgtgttcagtattttctttttaaatattaggtTGGAGAAgtttattgaataaattatgGTATCTTCTATTCTCTAGTCTATTAACTAACCAGACTTTTTgctattttttaaaactataacgctgtaatattgtttatttcaaaaatatattaatttaaaatgaaaaagttGTTTAGGATATACCCAGGCCTCTGTTCTTAAGTTTGCTCATAGTTAGTCAAATTCAACTCAAGGTAAAAttctttttagaaaaattttatctaatgaaaaatatatatttttttttaatttaaaaaactaacaCTAGAAAAATTGTggaaaaaaatgtgttattcaGACAAAAATAATTGCAAGTAAAAAAATTACTCTGAAACCGATGGGAGAAAATCAAATATtccttttgtttattttttattttcttttttattataataagtaataagtTTGAAAGAATTATAAAAGTAGAAATGGTGTAATTATTCTACAAAAGTAATACACAACTTTCATTAATCACTACATGtatgaataaattgttgataaataaaatacaaacacACAGTAAGGTGtacattagttttttttttatataatatatacaaattaatttaataaaaataaattgcacATTAGAAACcttaaaaaactatatttaattcattggttattttcttataacatttaattcgttgattatttttatagaataaaacctgcattttaattcattaaaaaaaaaatacatgttgaattataaaaagttatactaTTTTAAGAGATGATATGAGGGTTATTATAGATTTTCTCATGGAAAAGGAAGAATATTCtcatgacatttttaatataattaaataaaatatggttcatattattcatataaatacaaataagtCTAGCTTTAGGTTATTTTATACCataattctataaaatataGCTTAGACTACTTTCATATCAATGTTAATGATAAAGACCTTAAACAATTaagaatgataaaataaatgaatgattATAAGAATTTCAATAGACTTTTTGAATTTGTGTTAGAACTTTATATGATAATacttgttgtttttttttaggttatcagtttgaaataatatatatatatatatagtatttttaattttaattttaacggTAAGTTTATAAACGAgttaacccacaattcgacccaaatatttattactcttacatatatattcaaataaactaCAACTCTCGGCTCGGCAATCcagacaatttaaaattaagcattattatatatatagattattttgttaaatacattttttatttacttttcataaaaaaaaaaaatatatcgtTAAATCgatttaatgttaaatatttcTAACAAATATTGATGGAACCTATTTTCAGTTTCTCACCCCTTAGAGTCTTCATATGTATACcaattaaaagtaaataaataaatttacacgTTTTATAGATGGACAATAATACAATATGACTGTTTGGTGTGgatgaatgatttttttactGTAAGTGAATGAAATTCATGTGAACAATCTCAAGAGAAAAGGTCTGGAATAATTTTGAATTGGGGAAgcataaatgaatttttaataaatatttccattagatattatttgtttgatctTTAATATCCTCTTATTCATATGAGTAGTTATTTATGGAGGTATGATGTGGATATTAAATCTTTCAACTATTGATATATCAATAGTCCTTAAATATAAGGAGAATAATTTGAAACCGTCATGCGGTAACCGCATCGAATTGTCCCGTTTGAGGTAGTTTTTCTCCTCGAAACCGAACAAGTATGAGAcggggatgatatttgtgtctctCTTCGATTTTACCCCCAaaactataaacacaattaaatatataaaatcacaacTATATTGAAACTATATTAATtgattcattatattttataaaaattaaaagtttttttctttataataatatgaaattttgatatattacaatatatattatattaaaaaaataatttatataaatttatcgtataatttttattttaaaatattttataaacggtGCTTCACGGATATTATTCAAAATCGAATGGGatggggatggtattaaaaaaaaatcgaaataaAAACATTGCGGGGATAGTAAATGTATTCTCTGCCCCCAAATAGCTCCATTGTCATACCTACTTAAGTGTTATCTGATATTAAACAAACATTTACTGTATgagaaatacataaaaatatatactatctatataaatatttatatagaattttagataaacttaataaacaaatttaatgaaatagtaaACGTTGCTTTAGACAAacatatctattatatatatataaataaattcttaaaactAATCTTTATGTTGGTaacaacaaatatataattaccaagtatatatataaaaaatattcgaattaattctaataataatggcacaaaaattgtatttaatttctCTAACAAAATAGGGTGAAGGAATAGCAAAAACAGATCAACTCAATCCTTCTACATAAGTTTGAACCAAACAATAACACACTCAAAGTTTtttgttatctatatatatataatgatgcttaatttttaaaatgttcggattgccgggtcgagagctgtggttaatttggatacttgggtcggattgtgggttgacccgtttttaaatttaaaacggttaaaaataaaattaaaaatgctagaggtatgtttcgaacttacaacctaacaaaacaagtacaactctttaaccaactaagctacaaagactttacattttaaattcaacatcaaatttgataaacgcgggacgttttaatattaatataagtttaactttttaactaactaatctatatatatatatataatgatgcttaatttttaaagtgtccggattgccgggtcgagagttgtggttaatttagatacttgggtcggattgtgggttgacccgtttttaaatttaaaacggttaaaaataaaattaaaaatgctaaagttatgtttcaaacttgcaacctaacaaaacaagtacaactctttaaccaactagactacaaagactttatattttaaattcaacaccaaatttgataaacgcgggacgttttaatattaatataagttcaactttttaactaactaatctatatatatatatatataatgatgcttaatttttaaagtgtccagattgtcgggtcgagagttgtggttaatttggatacttgggtcggattgtgggttgacccgttttaaaatttaaaacggttaaaaataaaattaaaaatgttagaggtatgtttcgaacttgcaatctaacaaaacaagtacaactctttaaccaactaggttacaaagactttatattttaaattcaacaccaaatttgataaacgcgggacgttttaatattaatataagttcaacattttaactaactaatatataatgatgttgagtaatggatatttgtgtcggattgtgggttgacccacccataaacttaaaacggttaaaaataaaattaaaaatgttatctgtAATTtgtttcacggttttttatattatttctcgTGCAAATGTACAGACTAAATGCTAGCTTATCTAAATAcattttttcacaaaattaaATTCCATTCAGAAGGGATTCAAAAgggataattaaattttaagaacATTTTTCTTCCTTCATAACACCAAGTAAAAAGAAGGATTATTAACTTATATAACTTTTAACGACAGCGTTATTGAAGAAGGACCGTCGTTAAAGGTATCGTacctttttcttttaataaaatttttaaaaccctaattttatgATTTGGCTTTCCGGCCGCCGGTCTTCTTCCTCATATCTTGTATTCGCCggctctcttcttcttcttctttctgaGTCTGGAGGTGGGCCATCGCCGAGTACCTTCACTGACAACATCTCCTCCTCTTCTATCCATGGCTTCTCTGCAAGCAAGCTCAGGTACCAAAACTATGTCTCTTCCACaagtttcatttcttttttttgaaCCACGCTATGCTCATATTTCTGCATCTTTGGTATATAGTTTATCTCTTTCCGGTTcctattaaaaaattcatttgtCTAAACATGAAACCTGTTTTTA
It encodes the following:
- the LOC124925658 gene encoding uncharacterized protein LOC124925658; protein product: MALALSNSLQFSASRFPSAHGFLRLSKSPSSSLRFPMSHSMSRRVTCAASSAAGSPSSDSDFNPYQVLGVSPIEGFDMIKAAYTRKHKDAERRGDGATLSQLEKAYDKIMMAQLSNRKQGLTFGSFKVSKEIKFADKQPIVPWGPRPEKSDTKDMRINLAIAAVFTAWVVIKRNAEWKPLQFLAFAFVYRLFEKLKASEPESSPTFTEEGEDEGRSMRMGKRLLRSLSLVFGSMAIASLGFTGLLNLIEFAGGFIPSVLYNNQELFITASTAVVLYIMSSYYR